The window GATCTCACCAAACCTGGTCCAGCAACCGCGCCGGGAACATTAACCGCGCTGCGATCATTCGCTAGTACGGAGATGGTCGCCGATCTGCCCGAAGCTCAACGTCGTTTGACGCTCGCCAAATGGATTACTCATCACGACAATCCACTCCCCTGGCGAGTAATGGCCAATCGCCTCTGGCAGCACCATTTCGGCCGCGGCCTGGTGGATACGCCGAGCGATTTCGGATTCAGCGGCGGCCGACCATCGCATCCAGATTTGCTTGATCACCTGGCGCACGAGCTTCGCCATACTGGCAGCTTGAAAACGCTCCATCGCCGTATCATGACCTCGCTCGCCTATCAGCAATCGAGCGTCGTCCACAATGCGCAGGCTGCGGCTACGCTTGATGCCGACAATCGCCTGCTGTGGCGATATCCGGCCCGTCGCCTCGAAGCTGAAATCGTCCGCGATGCGATGCTCGCCGTGAGTGGACAACTCAATCGCCAGCAGGGAGGCCCCAGTTTCAAACCGTTCACCGTGACGGTGTTCAACACGCACTTCTACCATCTGCATGACCAGGACCGTGCGGAGTTGCAGCGGCGCACTGTCTATCGCGCCGCCGTCGTCACCGGCCGTAATCCACTCCTCACCGCGCTCGATTGTCCGGCCCCTTCACTCGCGGTGCCATTGCGGCAAGAAACGGTCACGCCGTTGCAAGCTCTCGGCCTGATGAACGATTCCTTCGTGCAACGACAAGCGGCGCGACTGGCCGAGCGCGTCTCTTCGCAAAAACAACTGCCAGAGCAAATTCGCGAACTCTACTCGCTGACTCTCAGTCGCGAACCTCTGGCCGAAGAAATCACCGACGGCCAAACGCTGATCGCCGCACACAGCCTGCGAGAGCTCGCCTGGGCGCTGCTGAATAGCAGCGAATTCCTCTACCAGCGTTAGAGAGCATTGCTGACGTTTTCTGTTCGCGGTACGGTTACAATCCTTACTCGCTGATAGCGGTTGAACGTTCTGAATCTGAATTGGTGCGCAATGAAACAGATGATCTTTGCTGGGTTGGCTTTCTTCGGGCTGTTCGTTGTGTCGAGCGCAGCCGAACCCAAGCCGAATGTCTTGCTGATCTGCGTCGACGATCTCAAGCCGGTGCTCGGTTGCTATGGTGACCAGCTGGCCAAGTCGCCGAACATCGACAAGCTCGCAGCCCGCGGCGTGCGCTTCGAAAACGCGTATTGCAATCAGGCTGTTTGTTCGCCATCGCGGAACGCGCTGCTCGTCGGCTTGCGATCGCAGACGCTGGGCATTTATGACCTGGCCACAAATTTTCGCAAGTCGCAGCCCAGCGCGATCACGTTGCCGCAGCACTTCAAGCAGAACGGCTACCGCACCGAAGCGCTGGGGAAGATCTTTCACGTCGGTCATGGCAACAACGAAGATGCTGCTTCCTGGAGTGTGCCGCATTTACAAGTGAAGAGCATCGGCTACGCGCTGAAGGAAAATAATTCGGAGCCAACGCGCGAAGGGGCGCTCTTTGAAAACAAAAATCCCGCCAACCTGCCGAAGGGTGCCGCCTATGAATCGGCCGATGTCGACGACTCGGCTTACGGCGATGGTAAGGTTGCCGAAGAAGCGATCAAGCGATTGCAAGCCGCAAAAGATCGGCCCGATCAGCCCTTCTTCATCGCCGTGGGTTTCGTCAAACCGCACCTGCCGTTCTGCGCACCGAAGAAGTATTGGGATCTGTACGACCCGAATCAATTCAAACTCGCCGAACAAAAAACTCCGCCGGTGAAAGCTCCTGAATACGCGCCGCAGTTTGGTGGCGAGCTTCGCAACTACAAAGACATTCCCGCCAAGGGCGAATTGCCCGCCGATCTGCAGCGGACACTCATTCACGGTTACTATGCCGCGATGAGTTACATGGATGCTCAACTCGGTCGCGTCCTCACCGCGCTCGAGGAAACTGGCCAGGCGAAGAACACGATGATCGTTTTCTGGGGCGACCACGGCTGGCACTTGGGCGATCACGGAATGTGGTGCAAACACACCAACTACGAACAGGCCGCCCACATTCCGCTGATCGTTTCTGCTCCGGGTAAGCTCGCGGGCCGCAGCACGAAGTCGCTGGCCGAGAGCGTCGATGTGTTTCCTACGCTCTGCGAACTGGCTGGCCTGCCTGCACCCAGCGGCGTTGACGGCCGGAGCTTCGCCAGCGTCATCGCCGATGAAAAGTCGCCGACCAAAGATGCGATCATTCACGTCTATCCCCGCGGTAACCGCCTCGGCCGTGCCGTGCGTACCGAGCGTTATCGTCTGGTGGAATGGAAGGTGATCGGCGCCGCGCCGGAAACGGCCGAACTTGAACTCTACGACTACGCGAAGGATCCGCTTGAGACGGAAAACATCGCCGCCGATCGTCCCGCTGTGATCGCCGAGTTGCGAAAAATTCTCGCAACCCAGCCCGAAGCGAAACCGCAGTACAAAGCCGCCGAAGAAGCAAAACAACCGGCCAAGGGCACGCCTCGCGCGGATCTTTTCGCGCGCAAAGACGCCGACAAGAATGGCAAACTGAGTCGCGAGGAATTCCTCGCCAATCAACCTGATCCTGATAAAGCACCTGCCCGTTTCACTCAGTTTGATACCGACAAGAACGGCGAACTGAGCAAAGAAGAGTTCATCACGCAGGGTGGCAAGAATCCGGATGCGAAGTAAGTCACGCATTTCAACTAGAGCTGGAGCAATCGTGTTCAAAATCCGGATCGCAACATTTTTTTGCCTGGTGCTAGTTTCTTGCGTCATCACTAGTGCGCAAGATAGCGACAAACCACTCCCTTCCTGGAAGGCCAGTCCCGCCCGGACGGCGATCCTCGATTTCGTCGCTTGCGCGATCAATCCTGACTGCGGTAGTTTCATTCCGCCAGCGGAACGGATTGCTGTGTTCGACAACGACGGTACGTTGTGGTGCGAGCAACCGATTTATATTCAGTTTGCTTTTGCCATCGATCGTGTGGTGGCTCTCGCGCCGCAGCACCCCGAGTGGAAGACCGAACAACCCTTTGCCGCCGCGTTGAACAAGGATCTGAAAGCCGTGGCCGCCAGTGGCGAGAAAGGTTTGCTGCAGTTGCTCGCTGCGACGCACGCGGGGATGACGACCGAGGAATTCGATCAAACGGTCAAGGAATGGTTCAAGACAGCGAAGCATCCGCTTTACAAACGGCCGTACACCGAGCTGGTTTATCTGCCGATGGTCGAATTGCTCGAGTACCTGCGCGACAACGGCTTTAAGACGTACATCGTTTCCGGCGGCGGCATCGAATTCATGCGGGCCGTTACTGAGGAGATCTACGGCATACCGCCGGAGCAAGTGATCGGCAGCAGCGGCAAGTTGAAGTACGAACTCAAAGACGATAAGCCGGTGTTGATGCGGCTCGCTGAAATTGATTTCAATGACGACAATGCGGGCAAG is drawn from Anatilimnocola floriformis and contains these coding sequences:
- a CDS encoding sulfatase-like hydrolase/transferase, which translates into the protein MKQMIFAGLAFFGLFVVSSAAEPKPNVLLICVDDLKPVLGCYGDQLAKSPNIDKLAARGVRFENAYCNQAVCSPSRNALLVGLRSQTLGIYDLATNFRKSQPSAITLPQHFKQNGYRTEALGKIFHVGHGNNEDAASWSVPHLQVKSIGYALKENNSEPTREGALFENKNPANLPKGAAYESADVDDSAYGDGKVAEEAIKRLQAAKDRPDQPFFIAVGFVKPHLPFCAPKKYWDLYDPNQFKLAEQKTPPVKAPEYAPQFGGELRNYKDIPAKGELPADLQRTLIHGYYAAMSYMDAQLGRVLTALEETGQAKNTMIVFWGDHGWHLGDHGMWCKHTNYEQAAHIPLIVSAPGKLAGRSTKSLAESVDVFPTLCELAGLPAPSGVDGRSFASVIADEKSPTKDAIIHVYPRGNRLGRAVRTERYRLVEWKVIGAAPETAELELYDYAKDPLETENIAADRPAVIAELRKILATQPEAKPQYKAAEEAKQPAKGTPRADLFARKDADKNGKLSREEFLANQPDPDKAPARFTQFDTDKNGELSKEEFITQGGKNPDAK
- a CDS encoding HAD family hydrolase yields the protein MFKIRIATFFCLVLVSCVITSAQDSDKPLPSWKASPARTAILDFVACAINPDCGSFIPPAERIAVFDNDGTLWCEQPIYIQFAFAIDRVVALAPQHPEWKTEQPFAAALNKDLKAVAASGEKGLLQLLAATHAGMTTEEFDQTVKEWFKTAKHPLYKRPYTELVYLPMVELLEYLRDNGFKTYIVSGGGIEFMRAVTEEIYGIPPEQVIGSSGKLKYELKDDKPVLMRLAEIDFNDDNAGKPVAIQKFIGRRPVLAFGNSDGDYEMLRWVTAGKGPRLGLIVHHTDAVREVAYDRDSPIGRLDRALTEAPDRGWQVVDMKRDWSAVFK